One Pseudoalteromonas sp. NC201 DNA segment encodes these proteins:
- a CDS encoding DUF7000 family protein codes for MSNKSLRARIPAYKMAFASGELQRTYKDLVSIVQSLRAEFSKQYKGQFTVANVLHGYIDFTYFYLQNDYLKKHKLKLAVVLNHQEVQFELWLLGQTKDVQIDYWAKLQGVRWVDQDVMPEWSIFEILMLADPDFDNVKALSERIHGVFAELSEEIFTTLKVYQ; via the coding sequence ATGTCTAATAAAAGTCTTCGTGCTCGAATTCCAGCCTATAAAATGGCATTTGCAAGTGGCGAACTGCAGAGAACCTATAAGGATCTCGTCTCTATTGTTCAAAGTCTCAGAGCTGAATTCAGTAAGCAGTATAAAGGCCAGTTTACAGTCGCAAACGTGTTACACGGATATATTGACTTTACATACTTTTATCTGCAAAACGATTACCTTAAAAAACACAAGCTCAAATTGGCAGTTGTGTTGAACCATCAAGAGGTGCAATTCGAACTTTGGCTCCTTGGGCAAACAAAGGATGTTCAGATTGATTATTGGGCAAAGTTACAGGGGGTTAGGTGGGTGGATCAAGATGTTATGCCTGAGTGGTCAATCTTTGAAATTTTAATGCTTGCTGACCCTGATTTCGATAATGTAAAAGCGCTATCTGAGCGGATCCACGGTGTGTTTGCAGAACTGTCCGAGGAAATCTTTACTACATTGAAGGTGTACCAATAG
- a CDS encoding WapI family immunity protein, which produces MKINLSDSHKLEIVVLSRGADEYDYDYNLRLTLSSSGFTFTKDVWADGSEVQEFIKNIESLKSTLKGEAKLTSESPDELELLIKPVDALGHFVLKIELGNQFMIGKEWFWSKYIDAFSLEAAALELVCDELLENLV; this is translated from the coding sequence ATGAAGATAAATTTAAGTGATAGCCATAAATTAGAAATCGTTGTATTGAGCCGAGGAGCGGATGAGTACGACTATGATTACAATCTTCGGCTAACTTTGAGCTCTAGCGGGTTCACTTTTACAAAGGACGTATGGGCTGATGGAAGTGAAGTACAGGAATTCATAAAAAATATTGAATCATTAAAAAGTACATTAAAGGGCGAAGCTAAACTAACTTCTGAAAGCCCTGATGAATTGGAGTTGCTAATAAAACCAGTTGATGCCCTTGGCCATTTTGTTCTAAAAATCGAACTTGGAAACCAGTTTATGATAGGGAAAGAGTGGTTTTGGTCGAAGTACATCGATGCATTTTCTCTAGAGGCTGCAGCATTAGAATTGGTTTGTGATGAGCTCTTAGAAAATTTGGTATAA